Proteins co-encoded in one Kribbella solani genomic window:
- a CDS encoding DUF6247 family protein: MTAQPMQSSPDDPSEILRLLPAKWHEQFLSEYHGALDAAHEVWRFQQLRDVLHLWRLRAVAYSGPGFDDALQATREDRPDEFVSAEQAIPGWPDRL, from the coding sequence ATGACTGCTCAGCCGATGCAGAGCTCGCCGGACGACCCCAGCGAGATCCTCCGTCTATTGCCGGCGAAGTGGCATGAGCAGTTCCTCAGCGAGTACCACGGCGCTCTGGATGCTGCCCACGAGGTGTGGCGCTTCCAGCAACTGCGGGACGTGTTGCACCTCTGGCGCCTGCGGGCGGTCGCGTACTCCGGTCCGGGCTTCGATGATGCACTACAAGCGACCCGCGAGGATCGACCTGACGAGTTCGTTTCGGCCGAGCAGGCGATACCGGGCTGGCCCGATCGGCTGTGA
- a CDS encoding DHA2 family efflux MFS transporter permease subunit, whose protein sequence is MSDERIALGTARGRWVLAATALGSGMAFLDGTVVNVALPAMGSDLNADMAGLQWIVNGYMLMLASLVLLSGSLGDRLGRRRTFVAGVIWFAAASVVCAIAPNLEVMIAGRVLQGIGGALLTPGSLAILQTSFQHSDRGKAVGTWSGLTSVAAAVGPFVGGTLVDIGYWQLIFLINVPLALVTVLVTLRHVPETRDETAAGKLDLTGAVLATVGLAGLTYGLISAGDHGFGDAPVLISLAVGVVAFAAFVEVERRSSHPMLPPSIFANTRFTGANLVTVVVYGALGTATFLVVVYLQTVLHYSALWAGASLLPMTILMFTLSGYAGGLADRIGARIPMTVGPLLMAGGFLLMLRIDSGSSYYSTVLPAVVLLGLGLVSTVAPLTATVLSSVDDHHAGIASGVNNAVARSAQLMAVAAIPMAAGITGDTYRDALAFHKGFGRALWIAAVLAAAGGVIAWVTLGERGAPRQHLVRHHRHCALEAPPLADRENAR, encoded by the coding sequence ATGAGCGATGAACGGATCGCCCTCGGCACCGCCCGGGGCCGATGGGTGCTGGCGGCGACCGCGCTGGGGTCGGGGATGGCGTTCCTGGACGGCACGGTCGTGAACGTCGCGCTGCCGGCAATGGGCTCCGACCTGAACGCGGACATGGCCGGCCTGCAGTGGATCGTGAACGGCTACATGCTGATGCTCGCCTCGCTGGTGCTGCTCAGCGGCTCGCTCGGCGACCGGCTCGGCCGGCGGCGGACGTTCGTGGCCGGCGTGATCTGGTTCGCGGCCGCCTCGGTGGTGTGCGCGATCGCGCCGAACCTCGAGGTGATGATCGCCGGCCGGGTCCTGCAGGGCATCGGCGGCGCGCTGCTGACGCCGGGCAGCCTGGCCATCCTGCAGACGAGCTTCCAGCACTCCGACCGCGGCAAGGCCGTCGGCACCTGGTCGGGGCTCACCTCGGTCGCGGCGGCGGTCGGGCCGTTCGTCGGCGGCACTTTGGTGGACATCGGCTACTGGCAGCTGATCTTCCTGATCAACGTACCGCTGGCGCTGGTGACCGTCCTGGTGACGCTTCGGCACGTACCCGAGACTCGCGACGAAACCGCCGCCGGCAAACTCGACCTCACCGGCGCGGTCCTCGCCACCGTCGGTCTCGCCGGACTGACGTACGGCCTGATCAGCGCCGGTGACCACGGCTTCGGCGACGCGCCGGTCCTGATCAGCCTGGCCGTCGGCGTGGTCGCGTTCGCCGCGTTCGTCGAGGTCGAGCGGCGCAGCTCGCACCCGATGCTGCCGCCGAGCATCTTCGCCAACACCCGCTTCACCGGCGCCAACCTTGTCACGGTCGTCGTGTACGGCGCGCTCGGCACGGCGACGTTCCTCGTCGTCGTGTACCTGCAGACCGTCCTGCACTACTCGGCCCTCTGGGCAGGCGCGTCCCTGTTGCCGATGACCATCCTGATGTTCACCCTCTCCGGCTACGCGGGTGGTCTGGCCGACCGCATCGGCGCCCGGATCCCGATGACCGTCGGACCATTGCTGATGGCCGGCGGCTTCCTGCTGATGCTGCGGATCGACAGCGGGTCGAGCTACTACAGCACAGTGCTTCCTGCCGTCGTACTGCTCGGACTCGGCCTGGTGTCGACCGTCGCGCCGCTGACCGCGACCGTACTGTCGTCGGTCGACGACCATCACGCCGGAATCGCGTCCGGGGTGAACAACGCGGTCGCCCGGTCGGCGCAGCTGATGGCGGTCGCGGCGATTCCGATGGCGGCCGGGATCACCGGCGACACGTACCGCGATGCCCTTGCCTTCCACAAGGGGTTCGGCCGGGCGCTGTGGATCGCCGCGGTCCTCGCCGCGGCCGGTGGCGTGATCGCGTGGGTGACCCTCGGCGAGCGCGGGGCGCCGCGGCAGCACCTCGTACGCCATCACCGGCACTGCGCGCTCGAGGCGCCACCACTGGCGGATCGCGAGAACGCCAGGTGA
- a CDS encoding STAS domain-containing protein: MIRTTFDAVTEELEPGVLLVRLSGEIDIASTDFAAEAIRAAVAPPARLVLIDVSAVTFCSSAGLGNLVEARNLAGEHNITLALVGVGRPVDRPLTVTGLGNQFRIYASAEQALSEL; encoded by the coding sequence ATGATCAGAACCACCTTCGACGCTGTGACCGAGGAACTGGAACCCGGCGTACTGCTGGTCCGGTTGTCCGGTGAGATCGACATCGCCAGCACCGACTTCGCGGCCGAGGCGATCCGCGCCGCCGTCGCGCCACCGGCCCGGCTGGTGCTGATCGACGTCTCCGCCGTCACCTTCTGCAGCTCGGCCGGCCTCGGCAACCTGGTCGAGGCCCGCAACCTGGCCGGCGAACACAACATCACCCTCGCCCTGGTCGGCGTCGGCCGCCCGGTGGACCGCCCACTGACCGTCACCGGCCTCGGCAACCAGTTCCGCATCTACGCCAGCGCCGAACAGGCCCTCTCCGAGCTCTGA
- a CDS encoding DNA alkylation repair protein, translating into MSTDELLAEVDAAGDPAVADVLSRYFQLQPGGYGHGDRMIGVKLSTIRGILKPYLRADLPLAELEKALTSPVHEHRLTILCLLADRATRSLKPRTANPAELTAIHDLYLRGTAYINNWDLVDCSAPQIVGGYLLDKSRAELYTLVRSSSLWERRIALVATQFLIGQGQTTDTYKLSALVLDDREDLIHKASGWMLREAGKRVSEPELLAFLDEYAARMPRTMLRYAIERLAPETRAAYLAVRR; encoded by the coding sequence GTGAGTACCGACGAACTGCTTGCCGAGGTCGACGCGGCGGGTGATCCCGCGGTGGCCGACGTGCTGTCCCGCTACTTCCAGCTGCAGCCCGGTGGGTACGGGCATGGTGACCGGATGATCGGCGTGAAACTGTCGACGATCCGCGGCATCCTGAAGCCGTACCTGCGCGCCGATCTTCCGCTGGCCGAGCTGGAGAAGGCGCTGACCAGTCCGGTGCACGAGCACCGGCTCACGATCCTCTGTCTGCTCGCCGATCGCGCCACTCGCAGCCTCAAGCCGCGTACGGCGAACCCGGCGGAGCTGACCGCGATCCACGACCTGTACCTGCGCGGTACGGCGTACATCAACAACTGGGATCTGGTCGACTGCAGTGCACCGCAAATCGTGGGCGGCTACCTGCTCGACAAGTCGCGCGCGGAGCTCTACACGCTGGTCCGCTCCAGCTCGCTGTGGGAACGTCGGATCGCGCTGGTCGCGACACAGTTTCTGATCGGGCAAGGCCAGACCACCGATACGTACAAGCTGTCCGCGCTGGTCCTCGATGATCGGGAGGACCTGATCCACAAGGCGTCCGGCTGGATGCTGCGGGAGGCCGGCAAGCGGGTGTCGGAGCCGGAGCTGCTCGCGTTTCTCGACGAGTACGCGGCGCGGATGCCGCGGACGATGCTGCGCTACGCGATCGAACGGCTCGCGCCCGAAACGCGCGCCGCGTACCTGGCCGTCCGCCGGTAG
- a CDS encoding metallopeptidase family protein, producing the protein MIEMSRADFEVLVSQALDEVPAELAALIDNVAVFVEDEPPVGERDLLGIYEGIPLTERGHYYGGVLPDRITIYRNPTLAICETVEDVVDEVNITVVHEIAHHFGIDDARLHELGYG; encoded by the coding sequence GTGATCGAGATGAGTCGGGCGGACTTCGAAGTGCTGGTTTCGCAGGCGCTGGACGAGGTGCCGGCGGAGCTGGCGGCGCTGATCGACAACGTGGCGGTGTTCGTGGAGGACGAGCCGCCGGTGGGTGAGCGCGACCTGCTGGGGATCTACGAGGGAATTCCGCTGACCGAACGCGGGCACTACTACGGCGGGGTGCTGCCGGATCGGATCACGATCTACCGGAATCCGACGCTGGCGATCTGCGAGACCGTCGAGGACGTCGTGGATGAGGTGAACATCACGGTGGTGCACGAGATCGCACATCACTTCGGGATCGACGACGCCCGATTGCACGAGCTCGGGTACGGGTGA
- a CDS encoding helix-turn-helix transcriptional regulator yields MARRLRELRESQRLTQKQLSRALSADVRVAVATISSWESQSNPKLPPEERLRSYALFFAKPAAPERLPREQDLSTAERERFNSLHRELVSLRDEVRHQQADSPSGGGSYTFDFESGRVTIICPEAPSEGRSPLADEDNPNHTRLYKYADLDALIEMWGHVRASNPELRVRHRLPSEVSADHLSGHLIVLGGTAWNQLTGRLLRVLNELPIKQLSVDDFADGEIFRSRDTREYRPVWEERRDVEVDEAPTKAELEVDQAQDAWQGTTPRELVEDVALLARLRNPFNRSRTITICSGVYSRGVLGAVRSLTDDAVRERNEAYLANRFPSGTFGLLLRVPVVNGEAITPDMEISENRLYEWSPEEEDE; encoded by the coding sequence TTGGCTCGGAGACTTCGGGAGCTTCGGGAGTCGCAGCGGCTGACTCAGAAGCAGTTGTCGCGTGCGCTCAGCGCCGACGTGCGGGTCGCGGTGGCCACGATCAGTTCGTGGGAGTCGCAGTCGAACCCGAAGCTGCCGCCGGAAGAGCGGCTGCGGTCGTATGCGTTGTTCTTCGCGAAACCAGCGGCGCCGGAGCGGTTGCCGCGGGAGCAGGATCTGTCCACGGCCGAGCGGGAGCGGTTCAACTCCCTGCATCGGGAGCTGGTGAGTCTGCGGGACGAGGTCCGGCATCAGCAGGCCGACTCACCGTCCGGCGGCGGCTCGTACACGTTCGACTTCGAGTCGGGCCGGGTCACCATCATCTGCCCGGAAGCACCATCGGAGGGGCGTTCGCCGCTCGCGGACGAGGACAACCCGAATCACACCCGCCTGTACAAGTACGCCGATCTCGACGCACTGATCGAGATGTGGGGTCACGTCCGCGCCTCCAACCCGGAGCTCCGCGTACGGCACCGGCTGCCGTCGGAGGTGAGCGCGGATCACCTGTCCGGCCACCTGATCGTGCTCGGCGGCACCGCCTGGAACCAGCTCACCGGCCGGCTGCTGCGAGTTCTGAACGAACTCCCGATCAAACAGCTGTCCGTGGACGACTTCGCCGACGGCGAGATCTTCCGGTCGCGCGACACCCGTGAGTACCGCCCGGTCTGGGAGGAGCGCAGGGACGTCGAGGTCGACGAGGCTCCCACCAAGGCGGAGCTCGAGGTCGACCAGGCGCAGGACGCCTGGCAGGGTACGACGCCCCGCGAGCTGGTCGAAGACGTTGCACTGCTCGCCCGTTTGCGTAACCCGTTCAACCGCAGCCGCACCATCACCATCTGCAGCGGCGTCTACAGCCGCGGCGTACTGGGTGCGGTCCGGTCGCTGACCGATGACGCGGTCCGGGAACGCAACGAGGCTTACCTGGCCAATCGCTTTCCCAGTGGCACTTTCGGACTGTTGCTCCGGGTGCCCGTGGTGAACGGCGAGGCCATCACTCCTGACATGGAAATCTCGGAGAACCGGCTCTATGAGTGGTCGCCCGAGGAGGAGGACGAATGA
- a CDS encoding GNAT family N-acetyltransferase: MLGSDDWPIAREVRLRALKDSPSAYLSVYEDEVAVGEEGWRERFTRMRWVVARHESRIVGLASSVQVADRPQYERHIESVWVDPRHRRTGVLREILAYLAAIDPGVTEWRVWVLDTNTLAQQVYDRLGFCPTGERQPLADGSGRREIRLRSGSPGDDPGELAVPTRSPGR, translated from the coding sequence ATGCTCGGAAGCGACGACTGGCCGATCGCCCGGGAGGTACGTCTCCGGGCGCTGAAGGACTCGCCGTCGGCCTACCTGTCCGTGTACGAGGACGAGGTGGCCGTCGGCGAGGAGGGATGGCGGGAGCGGTTCACCCGGATGCGATGGGTGGTCGCCCGGCACGAGTCGCGGATCGTCGGGCTGGCGAGCTCGGTCCAGGTCGCGGACCGGCCGCAGTACGAACGGCACATCGAGTCGGTCTGGGTCGATCCGCGGCACCGGCGTACCGGCGTACTCCGGGAGATCCTGGCGTACCTGGCCGCGATCGATCCGGGTGTCACCGAATGGCGGGTCTGGGTGCTGGACACGAACACGCTGGCCCAGCAGGTGTACGACCGGCTCGGGTTCTGCCCCACCGGTGAACGTCAGCCGCTGGCGGACGGTTCGGGCCGGCGGGAGATCCGGCTGCGGTCAGGCAGTCCCGGCGACGACCCCGGCGAGCTGGCCGTACCCACACGAAGCCCAGGTCGGTAG
- a CDS encoding type II CAAX prenyl endopeptidase Rce1 family protein: MLKQLTRAWGRAAYGAAAMGIALGCAGVMSEVVGNRYLPAAVCTLVAVLLIRPFRRVEELGLKPRSGAGLRGSGLRNGPRGLGSRTGFSFRNGLRGFGFGVLVTGGCAAVVLGAGTLAGWISWGSFHPGDVLVFLITNAVVAILLEAFPEELTLRGHTWSALRSHHRGLIAALGTTLLFLLVPGFSTVVQLVLSRILGLDSPGLSLAPAGQDPVSYFILLTVFGLTLIAARQATGSLWTSIGTHLTFLTVNRLTVDGADRDSGWSADLASPDVLLLIPLYLLLAAIIYRRTARYAARVSGASRSIA; this comes from the coding sequence GTGTTAAAACAGCTGACGCGGGCGTGGGGCAGGGCGGCGTACGGTGCCGCGGCGATGGGGATCGCGCTGGGATGCGCGGGAGTGATGTCGGAGGTGGTCGGCAACCGGTACCTTCCGGCGGCGGTCTGCACGCTCGTCGCCGTCCTGCTGATCCGCCCGTTCCGCCGCGTCGAAGAACTGGGCCTCAAGCCGCGCTCCGGGGCCGGCTTGCGTGGTTCCGGGCTCCGGAACGGCCCGCGTGGCTTGGGGTCTCGGACCGGGTTCAGCTTTCGGAACGGCCTGCGTGGGTTCGGGTTCGGCGTGTTGGTGACCGGTGGTTGCGCGGCGGTGGTGCTGGGCGCGGGAACCCTCGCGGGCTGGATCTCCTGGGGCAGCTTTCACCCCGGTGACGTGCTCGTCTTCCTGATCACCAACGCCGTCGTCGCGATCCTGCTGGAGGCGTTCCCGGAAGAGCTCACGCTCCGCGGACACACCTGGTCAGCGCTGCGATCACACCACCGCGGCCTCATCGCCGCCCTCGGTACGACACTGCTTTTCCTACTCGTACCAGGCTTCTCGACCGTCGTGCAGCTCGTGCTCAGCCGGATCCTGGGCCTCGACAGCCCCGGCCTGAGCCTGGCACCAGCCGGCCAGGACCCGGTCTCGTACTTCATCCTGCTGACCGTCTTCGGCCTCACCCTGATCGCCGCCCGGCAAGCCACCGGATCGCTGTGGACGAGCATCGGCACCCATCTCACGTTCCTGACCGTGAACCGCCTGACCGTCGACGGCGCCGACCGCGATTCCGGCTGGTCCGCCGACCTCGCCAGCCCGGACGTACTGCTCCTGATCCCGCTCTATTTGTTGCTCGCGGCAATCATCTACCGGCGGACGGCCAGGTACGCGGCGCGCGTTTCGGGCGCGAGCCGTTCGATCGCGTAG
- a CDS encoding polyprenol monophosphomannose synthase has translation MGELSKIVVVVPTYNERENLPVLAGLLSDLNLPGLELLVVDDNSPDGTGDVADELAKESPEKVGVLHRTVKDGLGRAYIAGITRALDEGADIVIQMDADLSHPASVVPIMVETLRTTDAGVVIGSRYVPGGSAAAEWGWHRRALSAWANFYVNAILRLHVKDATAGFKAWKADTLRWIDVASIKSNGYSFQVEMNYRTVKRGLKIAEVPIRFEERTEGVSKMSLKVQLESALMPWKLLFNRT, from the coding sequence ATGGGTGAGCTGAGCAAGATCGTGGTCGTGGTGCCGACCTACAACGAGCGGGAGAACCTTCCCGTCCTGGCCGGGCTGCTGTCCGACCTGAACCTGCCCGGGCTGGAGCTTCTCGTTGTCGACGACAACTCCCCCGACGGCACCGGCGACGTCGCCGACGAGCTGGCGAAGGAGTCGCCGGAAAAGGTCGGCGTCCTGCACCGAACCGTCAAGGACGGCCTCGGCCGCGCGTACATCGCCGGGATCACCCGCGCCCTGGACGAGGGCGCGGACATCGTGATCCAGATGGACGCGGACCTGTCGCACCCCGCCTCGGTGGTCCCGATCATGGTCGAGACCCTGCGGACCACCGACGCCGGCGTGGTGATCGGCTCCCGGTACGTCCCCGGCGGCTCCGCTGCGGCCGAGTGGGGCTGGCACCGCCGGGCCCTGTCCGCCTGGGCCAACTTCTACGTGAACGCGATCCTGCGCCTGCACGTGAAGGACGCCACCGCCGGCTTCAAGGCCTGGAAGGCCGACACCCTGCGCTGGATCGACGTCGCGTCGATCAAGAGCAACGGGTACTCGTTCCAGGTCGAGATGAACTACCGGACCGTGAAGCGCGGCCTGAAGATCGCCGAGGTACCAATCCGCTTCGAGGAACGCACCGAAGGCGTCTCCAAGATGAGCCTCAAGGTACAACTCGAGTCCGCCCTGATGCCCTGGAAACTCCTCTTCAACCGAACCTGA
- a CDS encoding SDR family oxidoreductase, with amino-acid sequence MGVLDGKAALVTGGSRGIGAAIVRRLAADGAVVTFTYSSNASAADEVVEQSGGKAIAVRADQADLSGIDGLFDQAAAPTGTLDIFVCNAARSMVKPIDDVTAADYDELFATNVKGPYFAIQRAGRVLPDGGRIIALSTLNTVVPGAGISLYAASKAAVEQFVKVAAREYGPRAITVNTVSPGATNTDMFHGHNPPEAEAMLVGITALGRMGEPAEVADVVAFLAGPDGRWMTGQNLRASGGLLV; translated from the coding sequence ATGGGCGTTCTGGACGGCAAGGCGGCGCTGGTCACCGGGGGGTCCCGTGGCATCGGCGCGGCGATCGTTCGGCGGCTCGCCGCGGACGGCGCGGTGGTCACCTTCACGTACTCGAGCAACGCGTCGGCGGCGGATGAAGTTGTCGAGCAGTCCGGTGGCAAGGCGATCGCCGTACGCGCCGACCAGGCGGACCTTTCCGGTATCGACGGGCTGTTCGACCAGGCCGCCGCACCGACCGGAACGCTGGACATCTTCGTCTGCAACGCGGCCCGGTCGATGGTGAAGCCGATCGACGACGTCACCGCCGCCGACTACGACGAGTTGTTCGCGACCAACGTCAAGGGGCCGTACTTCGCGATCCAGCGGGCCGGCCGGGTGCTCCCCGACGGCGGCCGGATCATCGCGCTCTCCACCTTGAACACGGTCGTGCCCGGAGCGGGCATCTCGCTGTACGCCGCGAGCAAGGCCGCCGTCGAGCAGTTCGTGAAGGTCGCCGCCCGCGAGTACGGCCCGCGCGCGATCACCGTGAACACGGTCTCGCCGGGCGCGACGAACACCGACATGTTCCACGGCCACAATCCGCCGGAGGCCGAGGCGATGCTGGTCGGCATCACCGCGCTCGGCCGGATGGGCGAACCGGCCGAGGTCGCGGACGTGGTGGCGTTCCTGGCCGGGCCGGACGGCCGCTGGATGACCGGGCAGAACCTGCGGGCGAGTGGAGGGTTGCTGGTGTGA